The genomic interval TGCTGTACTAGAGTTAGCAGGTGTTAAAGATATATTATCAAAATGTTTAGGTTCACGTTCAGCTATTAATGTGGTTCGTGCAACTATTGAAGGGTTAAAAGAATTACGCACTGCTGAAGATGTAGCTGCGTTAAGAGGAAAATCTGTACAGGAAATTTTAGGATAAGGAGGGAATCTCCAAATGGCTAACAATATTAAAATTACTTTAGTTAAAAGTTTGATTGGAGCAAGACCTGATGTACGTAAAAACGCTGAATCTTTAGGACTTACTAAGGTAAATAGTTCAGTCGTGAAACAAGATACACCTACAATTCGTGGAATGATTAATAAGGTTTCATCTTTAGTTAAAGTAGAAGAAAAATAACAAGGAGGTGTCTCGCCGTGAAATTACATCAATTAGGATATAACGAAAATGGCGAAAAAGTCATTTTCCGTAAATCTAAAAAACGTCTTGGACGTGGTACTGGTTCAGGTTTAGGAAAAACTGCTGGTAAAGGTCACAAAGGTCAAAATGCACGTTCAGGTGGTGGTGTTCGCCCAGGATTTGAAGGTGGACAAACAACATTATTCAGACGTTTACCAAAACGTGGATTTACTAATTTTACTACGAAAAAATTTGTTTTAATAAATTTAGACTTATTAAGTCGTTTTGATGAAGAATCTGTAATTACACCAGAATTCTTAAATCAAAATAAAATAATTACAAATGCAGAATTAACAAAAGTTCAAAAAGGGAAGTTAGGTATTAAAGTATTAGGAAGTGGTGAACTTACTAAGAAACTTACAGTAAAAGCAACAAAATTTACTGCTTCTGCTGAAGAAAAAATAACTGCCATTGGTGGAAAAGTTGAGGTGATCTAATGTGTTTAAAGCATTAGTACAAGCTTTTAAAAATAAAGACCTTAGAAAACGTATCTTCTTCACATTGTTTGCGTTTTTAATCTTTAAATTAATGACGTTTATACCAATTCCATTGTCAGATCCAAGTGTATTAAAAAACTTGGAAGAGACAAGTTTATTAGGATTTGCTAATGCACTTTCAGGAGGAGCATTAAAACGTTTTTCAATCGTTGCTTTAGGGGTTAGCCCATACATTACCGCTTCGATTGTAATTCAGTTACTTCAAATGGATATTGTTCCAGTATTGTCTGAATGGTCTAAAGAGGGAGAAACTGGTAAACATAAAATTAAGTTAGTAACACGCTATTCTGCTTTAGTATTAGCATTTATTCAAGCTTTAGCGATGTCTATTGGATTTGATAAATTATATCATGGAACCCTTTTAGAACCATTTAATGTTACCCCTCTTATGTATACTTATATTGCTTTAGTTATGACAGCAGGTACTGCTGCAGTTTTATGGCTAGCTGACCAAATTACCGCTAAGGGAATTGGTAATGGTACATCTATGATTATTATGGCTGGTATCGTAGCAAGTTTCCCATACATGATTAGTGATTTATTTAAAAAATATATTGTGGGATTTAATGCAACAGCAAATCAATATAATAAAACAATTAAAGAATGGGTAATGGTTACAGATCCAAAACAAGCATTAATATTTTTATTAGTTATTCTTGTAATGATTATAATTGTTATCGCAATCATTTTTATGCAAAATGCTACACGTAAAATACCGATTCAATATGCAAATAGAGCAAATTCTGCAACACTTAAAGGTAAAAAAGATTCACATTTACCAATCAAATTGAATCCATCTGGTGTTATTCCAGTAATTTTTGCCTCATCATTATTAAGTTTACCGTTAACTATAGCATCGTTTACTACGAATATGAATTTAAAAAATACATTACAAAATTTGTTTAACTATAATCAACCGATTGGATTTACATTATATGTATTATTAATTTTCTTATTCTCATTTTTCTATGCTTTCGTACAAGTTAGTCCAGAAAAGGTAGCTGAGAATTTAAGAAAACAAGGTTCTTATATACCTGGGGTTAGACCTGGTAAAGAAACAGAAAACTTTGTTTCTGGAGTTTTATTTAGAACAACCGTAATCGGTTCTACTTATTTGATGATTGTTGCAATCTTACCAATTTTATTCTCAATATTTACAGACCTTCCAGGTTCAGTAAGAATCGGTGGAACAAGTTTACTAATTGTAGTTGGTGTTGCACAAGAATTATTTAAACAAATTGAAACAAAATCAAAAGCCCAAAAATATAGTGGTTTCATTAAATAAAAAAGTCAAGAGGTATGGATTGATATGAAAATGTTAATTATGGGTCCTCCTGGTGCTGGAAAAGGCACTCAGGCGGAAAAAATTATTGCTGAATATCAAATTCCTCATATATCTACAGGAGACATGTTTCGTCAAGCAATTAAAGAGGGAACAGCATTAGGTAAAAAAGCTAAAGATTATCTAGACCAAGGATTATTAGTCCCAGATGATGTAACTAATGGGATTGTTCGTGAGCGTCTTACAAAAGATGATTGTAAATCTGGATTTTTACTTGATGGTTATCCTAGAACAGTTGCACAAGCAGTTAACTTAGATGAAATGTTATTTGATTTAAATATGCGAGTTGATGCTGTGCTGAATATTATTGTCAATCATTCATTGCTTTTAGATAGATTAACCGGTCGAAGAATTTGTAAAGATTGTGGTGCTACTTACCACTTATCTTTTAATTCTCCAAAAGTACCAGATGTTTGTGATAAATGTGGTGGAACGTTATTTCAACGTAAAGATGATAATAAGGAGACAGTAGAAAATCGTTTAGCAGTATACAATAATCAAACGAAACCTTTATTAGATTATTATAGTGCTAAAGGAAATTTATTTAATATTAATGGAGAGCAAGATATCAATGAAGTGTTTAGTGATATTAAAACGACACTTGGAGGATTAAAATAATGATTATATGCAAAACTCAACGCGAAATAGAAATTATGCGACAAGCAGGTCGTATAGTTGCCCTAACCCATGCAGAGTTAAAAAAGCATATAAAACCAGGGATTACTACAAAAGAATTAGACATAATTGCTGAGGAAGTAATCAGATCTAATCATGCTATTCCTAGTTTTAAAGGTTATAATGGTTTTCCTGGAAGTATATGTGCTTCTGTAAATGAGGAGCTTGTTCATGGAATTCCAGGATCAAAAAAATTAAAAGATGGTGACATTATTTCAATTGATATCGGTGCTGAATATAATGGATATCATGGAGACTCTGCTTGGAGTTTTCCTGTTGGTAAAGTATCAGAAAGTGCAAGAAAATTATTGACTGTTACAGAAAATTCGTTATATGAAGGTTTGAAAAAAGCTAAACCGGGTAACAGACTATTTGATATATCTCATGCTATTCAAAAACATGTTGAAAATAATGGATTTTCAATTGTTGAAGAATATGTCGGCCATGGAATAGGACAAGAACTTCATGAAGACCCACCTATTCCTAATTTTGGCCATCCAAATCGTGGACCATTGTTGAAAAAAGGTATGGCATTGGCCATAGAACCTATGGTAAATCAAGGTAAAAGATTCGTCAGAGTCTTACCCGATAATTGGACTGTAGTTACAGCTGATAAAAAACTATGTGCTCATTTTGAGCATACGATAGTTATAACAGATAATGGTTACGAAATTTTAACACAGGTTTAATGTGTTTAAGGAGGAGTTAACTATGGCTAAACAAGATGTTATTGAAGTTGAAGCTGTTGTGGTTGAAACATTACCTAATGCAATGTTCAGAGTTGAATTAGAAAATGGTCACAAGATTTTGGCGCACGTTTCTGGTAAAATCCGCATGAATTACATACGCATTTTACCAGGAGATAAAGTGACAGTAGAATTGTCACCGTATGATTTAACACGTGGCCGTATCACTTATAGACATAAGTAACTATAAGCTCCCAAAAGATAAGGAGGTTTTTAAATAATGAAAGTAAGACCATCTGTAAAACCTATTTGTGATAAATGTAAAGTTATTCGCCGTAAAGGTAAAGTAATGGTTATATGCGAAAACCCAAAACATAAACAAAAACAAGGATAAAAATTTAGGAGGTGCGGTTAATGGCACGTATCGCAGGTATAGATATCCCACGTGAAAAACGAATTGTAATTTCATTGACTTACATATTCGGGATTGGGAGATCAAGAGCTGAACAAATTTTAAAAGAAGCCAATGTATCAGAAGATACACGTGTACGCGATTTAACAGAAGATGAATTAAACCGTATTCGTCGTTCAGTTGAGAATTATAAAGTTGAAGGTGACCTACGACGTGAAGTATCATTAAATATTAAACGTTTAATGGAAATCGGTAGCTACCGTGGATTACGTCATCGTAGATCATTACCAGTACGTGGACAACGCTCTAAAACGAATGCTCGTACTAGAAAAGGTCCATCACGTACTGTTGCTAACAAGAAAAAAGCTACTAAGTAATAGCGAAGGAGGTTAAAAAATGGCTAAACAAGTACGTAAGCGTCGTGTGAAAAAAGATATTCCAGTTGGGGTAGCACATATTCATTCGACTTATAATAATACAATTGTTACTCTTACAGACGAAAGAGGAAATGCTATTGCATGGAGCAGTGCTGGTGCATTAGGATTTAAAGGGTCTCGTAAATCTACTCCGTTCGCTGCTCAAATGACTTCTGAAGCTGCTGCTAAAGCTGCAATGGAGCAAGGTATGCAAAGAGTTGAAGTATCTGTAAAAGGTCCTGGACCAGGGCGTGAAGCAGCTATCAGAGCGTTGCAAACTGCAGGATTAGATATTACATCTATTAAGGACGTTACACCTGTTCCTCATAACGGATGTCGTCCTCCAAAACGTCCTCGTGGATAATCTATATCAGGAACTGTTGATAGAAAATCTAGGGGAAAACATAAATAAGGAGGGCTAATGCTATTATGTTACGATTTGAGAAACCTAATGTTGGAATCGAAGAATATGCTAGAGATAAATATTATGGCAAGTTTGTTATTGAACCATTAGAAAGAGGATATGGAATTACTTTAGGAAATGCATTAAGAAGAATTTTATTATCTTCATTACCAGGTTCTGCTGTAACAACAATTAAAATTGAAGGTGTACAACACGAATTTAGTGCTATCACTGGCGTTGTTGAAGATGCAACAACTATTATTTTAAATTTAAAAAAATTAATTCTACATATCGATTCTGATGACGATTATATTGAGAAAGTTTTAGAAATCCATGCAAATGGTGAAGGTGTTGTAACAGCTGCAGATATTGAACATGATGAACAAGTAACGATTATTAACCCTAAATTACATATTGCTACACTTTCAAAAGGTGGTAAACTAGATATGACCTTGATTGCCCGTCGAGGTAGTGGATATGTAAGTTCAAATGAAAATAAGAAGTTCAATCAAGAAATAGGGCAAATTGCTATTGATTCTATTTATACCCCTATTGAGCGAGTTCAGTATGAGGTTGAGAAAACACGTGTTGGTCAAGATGCTGATTATGATAAATTGATAATCGAAGTTTACACTAATGGTAGCATAGAACCCCAAGAAGCAATCGCCTTATCGTCAAAAATTTTAATTGAACACTTAAATGTGTTTGTTGAATTAAATGATCGTGCAAAAATGGCTGAATTCATGATTGAAAGTGAAGAAGACAGCAAAAATAAAATCTTAGAAATGAGTATTGAAGACTTAGATTTATCAGTTCGTTCATACAATTGTTTAAAACGTGCTGGTATTAACACTGTTCAAGAATTAGCAAATCAAACTGAAGAAGATATGATGAAAGTACGTAATTTAGGTCGTAAATCATTAAAAGAAGTTAAAGATAAATTAAATGAATTAGGACTTTCATTACGTCGCAATTAATCATTTTCCGAATTTCACATAAATTTTGAAAGGAGGACCAGAGTACGATGGCTAGAGGATATCGTAAATTAGGTCGAAGAAGTGATCATCGTAAACATATGTTACGAAATTTAGTGACAGATTTAATCATTAATGAACGTATTACAACCACGGAAACTCGTGCAAAGGAAGTTCGTTCTATTGCTGAGAAAATGATTACTTTAGGTAAACGTGGTGATTTACATGCACGTCGTCAAGTAGCAGCATATGTACGTAGAAAAGAAGCAAACGAGACACAAGATGCAATTCAAAAATTATTCTCTGATATTGCACCACGCTTCAAAGAACGCAATGGTGGATATACAAGAATATTAAAAGTAGGAACACGTCAAGGTGATGCTGCTCCTATGACTATTATTGAATTTGTAGAATAACAAAAAGATGGGGACATGTGATAACTTTTTTATCACTTGTCCTCTATTTTTAAATTATTTGATTAAGTAAGGAAATAAAAAATTATTTTTTTATTTAATGAAACAATTGACAGTGTTATTATAGAGAAAAATTTGATATAATGGATATGCTGTAATGAAAAAGAGGTGATTTAATGAAAAAAGGGGATTTATATATTGGTCTTGTGGCGATTATTATTATGATGATAATCGGTATTGGGTATAAACTATATTTAAGTAATATTGGAAATGAAAGATATGTTAATGTATATATAGATAGAAAACTAGTGCATTCTGTTAAATTAACGAATTCAGTAGATAAAAAAATTACAATAAATAACGATTATGGTTATAATTTAATTTATATACACGATAATGGTGTAGAAGTAATAGATGCTGATTGTCCAAATAAAGATGATGTTAGACAAGGTTTTGTTCGTATGCCTGGAGTTCCTATTATTTGTCTACCACATCATTTAAAAGTAGTTATTGAAGGAGAAAATTCAGTTTCAGATTTTGACGCCATTACTTAGGAGGAAACATTATGAATCATCCAATTATTAAAGTTAATGATCTATACTTTAGTTATGATAATAAAAATTTAGCAATTAATAAATTATCATTGGAAATTTATGAACGTGAGTGGGTTTGTATATTAGGCCATAATGGGTCTGGAAAATCTACGTTATCGAAATTAATTATCGGTTTATTAGTTCCTTTAAAAGGGACAGTTGAAGTAAACGATAAAGTATTAAGTGAAGATACCGTTTATGATATAAGAAGAGATATTGGAATAGTATTCCAAAATCCAGACAATCAATTTGTTGGGTCTACCGTGTTAGACGATATCGCATTTGGGATGGAAAACCAACAAATAAGTCGTAAAGAAATGAAAAATAGAATCGATAAATTTATTAAGAAAGTAAAAATGCAAGATTTTTTATCATCTGAACCTCATATGTTATCTGGAGGACAGAAACAACGTGTGGCAATCGCCGGGGCACTTGCACTAGATTCAAAAGTATTATTTCTTGATGAATCAACTTCAATGTTAGATCCACAAGGTAGAGATGATATTGTTTCACTTATTAAAGAATTGAAAACTGATGGTGAAAAAACCATTGTATCAATAACGCATGACATTAATGAAGCAATGCTTGCCGATCGAATTATTGTTATGAAGAATGGGCAAGTGGTGGCTTCTGGACTACCTGAAGACATTTTACAAGATGAAGCATTGATGAAAGATTGTGGATTAGATATCCCCATGACTGTCAAGCTTTCAAATAAACTTAAAGATTATGATATCTTTGACAAGCTATATGTTAAAGAGGAAGATTTGGTGAATTCATTATGGGAATACAATTTGAAAAAGTAAATTTTAGATATGCTGAAGGTTCTGTAAGAGAACATGCTGCATTAATTGATATTGATTTAAATATTGAATTAGGTAGTTATGTTGCCGTCATTGGTCATACAGGTTCAGGTAAATCAACCCTTATTCAACATATGAATGCTTTATTACTACCTAATAGTGGTACCATTAATATATTTGATAAAAAAGTAATTGGTGGCAAGAAAAATAAAGGCATTAATTCAATAAGAAAAAGAGTTGGACTAGTATTTCAATTTCCTGAATATCAATTATTTGAAGAAACAGTAGAAAAAGATATCATGTTTGGACCGATGAATTTTGGTGTATCAAAAGATGAAGCATCAAAAAAAGCACATGAAGTGATTAATTTAGTTGGTCTTGATGATGAGTTTTTAACTCGTTCTCCACTAAATCTAAGTGGTGGTCAAATGAGACGTGTGGCGATAGCAGGGATTTTAGCAATGGACCCTCAAGTCTTAGTCCTAGATGAACCAACGGCAGGTTTAGACCCATCAGGTCAAAAAGAAATGATGGAGATGTTTAATAATCTTTATGAAAACCATCAAAAAACAATTATCTTAATTACACATGATATGAATTATGTAGCCCAATATGCTAAAAGGGTCATTGTTATGGACCATGGGAAGTTAGTTTTTGATGGGAAGCCAATGGAGTTGTTTTCACAAAAAGATTTATTAACAAAATATCAACTTGATTTTCCAGATATTACAAAGATGATTTATCATATTGAAAATAAATTAGGGATAACTTTAGATAAAAAGATTAAAACAGTTGATGAATTATCCCAAGCAATTGTGGAAGCAATAGGTGGTGAACCTCATGTTAGATAATATAAAATTAGGTCAATATTTATATGGGGATTCATGGTATTACCGATTAGACCCACGTGCTAAATTGGTGATGTCTACGTTTTTTATTGTAGTTATCTTTTTAGCGAATAACTGGGTTACATACTTAGGAGCATTTGTCTTTACTTTATTTATAATATTAACTAGTGGAGTTTCATTGAAGTTTTTTATACGTAGTATAAAACCCATATTTTTCTTAATGTTGTTAACGTTCTTTTTGAACTTGTTTTTTTATAAAACAGGGGATCCATTTCCACCATTACGTATTTCACTCAATAAAATTATTGTTGGAATTTATGGAATTATAATTATTTTGTTAATCATATTAAGAATAATTAAAAAAATTGATAAGTATATTTCCGGGAAAATTATTAAATTTTCGACACTCATATTCATAATCATAAACATCTTAATTGTGTATTTCTACAAAAGTGAACAAATAACGTGGACATTTAATTGGATAGTATATAAAAACGCTGTGATGACTAGTGGGTTTATTATATTACGATTAGTTTTAATTATTTCATTTTCATCTTTACTAACTTTTACAACGAAACCTACTGATTTAACATTAGCAATAGAACGTGTTTTAGGTCCACTAAAAATAATAAAATTACCAGTTTCAGAATTAGCTTTAATGATTTCTATTGCTTTACGTTTTATTCCAACTTTATTAGAAGAAACACAGAAAATCTTAAAAGCACAGACCTCACGAGGAGCTGATTTTACAGAAGGAAATATAAAAGATAAAATAATTCAAATCATTTCTCTCCTTATTCCAATGTTTATTATTTCCTTTAAACGGGCTGAGGATTTAGCCAATGCGATGGAAGCAAGAGGGTATGTACCAGGTAAGAAAAGAACAAGTTTTAGAGAACTCAAATGGCACCTTAGAGATACATTGTATGTCTCAAGTTTTCTTATATTAGTGAGTTATTTTATATATTTTGGATAAATGGAAGTGAAACTATGTCGTATCGAATTAAATGTATTGTCTCTTATGATGGTTGTAGGTTTTCAGGATATCAGCGACAAATAAAAGAGAGAACCGTTCAAGCTGAAATTGAAAAAGCATTAAAAATAATTCATAAATACCCGATAACAATTCATTCAGCTGGTCGGACAGACGCTTTTGTTCATGCATTGGGGCAAGTATTTCATTTTGATACTGAATTAGATATTAAAAATCAGAATTGGAAAAGAGCCATTAATTCCATTTTACCTAAAGATATTTATATTAAAGAGGTTGAAATAGTTACCGAAGATTTTCATGCTCGATTTAGTGCTAAAAGAAAAGAATATCGTTATTATATTTCCTTAGATGAATATAATCCGATTAGAAGTGGATATGTGTGTTTTATTAATCGAACAATAGATGTTAATAAAATGAAACAAGCGTTAAAACTTTTTGAAGGGACGCATGATTTTACGAGCTTTTCATCCGGTCAACATGTTAATAAAAATAAAGTAAGAACGATTTATGAAACACAGATAAATGTTAAAGATAAGGAGTTAGAATTTGTTTTTATAGGAAATGGATTTTTACGTTATCAGATTCGGATTATGATGGGAACTATCATTGAAATAGGATTAGGTAAAAAAGATATTGATGTTATTAACTATTTGTTTGGGCATAAAGATCGTGCTAAAGCGCGATATACTGCAGAACCACAAGGATTATATTTATGTAAAGTTGACTATTGAAACTTATATATAATGAAGAATGTATCTTAAATTTTGATATATTCTTTTTTTATAGGTTATTGATTATAAGTTTATTAATAAACAATGTTTCATCATTAACTTCATTTGTTAATTATTGAGGATGAATTAGTAGCTAGTAAATCTAAACATAATCAAATTTTTCCTTTTGTATATTATTATCTATGTCGAAAGATTGATTTTGTTGGTTATTTAGTATAAATATACAATTGTTTTTTTAGTATCTGAATTATATAATAATTATAGATTAGTTAAAATATAAGGAGTTAAAGTGTATGATTTTATATAACGGTAATTTTATTACGATGGATAAAAGAAATAAGTTTGCTCAAGCAGTTAAGATTAAAGGTAATAAATTTGTTAAAGTGAGTACTAATGAAGAAATCCTTTCAATGAAATTTCCTGGAGAAGAATGTATTGATTTAGAAGGAAAAACAGTTATTCCTGGACTTAATGATAGTCATATGCATTTATATGGGTTTGGATTAACCTTACAAATGGTAAATTTGATGAATGTTCAATCGATTGATGAGATAATTTTGAAAGTAAAAAGTTATATAAATGATAAAAATATAGCATATAATCGTTGGATTCAAGGGCGGGGATGGAATCAAGATTATTTTACTGGGGATAAGAGATTTCCAACTCGAATGGATTTAGATCAAATATCAACAAAACATCCAATTATTTTAACACGTGCTTGTGGACATATGGCAGTTGTAAATTCTAAAACATTAGAAGTATGTGGAATTAATCATTTGACAGAAGAGGTCGAAGGGGGAGCGTTTGATATTGATTTGGGGTTATTTAGGGAGAACGCATTAAGTCTAATTTTCGAGAATATGCCCAAACCAAGAGTTGATGACATAAAAGAAACGTTACTATTAGCTATGAAATATGCAAATAGTAAGGGGCTTACGTCAATTCAAACAGATGATTTATCACATGCAGGCAATTATAAACAAGTACTTAAGGCTTATGAAGCCTTAAGAGATGAAGGAAAATTAACCTGTCGTATTTATGAACAAAGTTTATTAAATAAAGAAGAGTTAATTGAATTTTTATCTTTAGGTTACAATACAGGAGTTGGAAATGAATTCTTTAAAATAGGTCCATTAAAGGTTTTAAGTGATGGTTCACTTGGAGCTAGAACAGCTGCGTTAACGAAACCATATGCAGATGATCCTAGTACAAGAGGGATTATGTGTTATTCACAAGAGGAATTAGATGATTTAATTGGAACAGCACATCAAGCAGGCATGCAAATAGCTGTACATTGTATTGGGGATAGAGCGATGTATATGGTGTTTGAAAGTTATGAAAAAATATTAGAAAAAGACTATCGAGCTAATCATCGTCATGGAATTATTCATTGTCAGATTATGGACGAATACTTATTAAATAAATATAAAGAATTAGATATATGTGCTTATGTACAGCCCATCTTTCTTCATTATGATTTACACATTGTTGAAGACCGAGTAGGTAAGGAGCTGGCAAAGACATCTTATGCTTTTAAGTCAATGATTGATAAAGGAATTCATACTTCTTTTGGAACGGATTGTCCTGTTGAAGCATTAGATACAATGTCAAATATTCACTGTGCAGTTACACGTTCTGATCTTAGTGGAGAACCTATTGGTGGATGGAATCCTAAAGAGAGGTTGAGTGTATATGAGGCATTATATCATTATACACAAGAAGGGGCTTATACTTCCTTTGAAGAAAATACCAAAGGAAGTATAACAGAAAACAAGTTTGCTGATTTAGTTGTATTAAAGGATGATATCCTTAAGACTAAGCGTTCTAATATAAAGGATATTGAAGTACTGATGACCTTTGTAGGTGGAAAGATGGTCTATAAAAATTGTTAAAATATTATAGTTAACTGGATAAATTGTCGATTTATCCAGTTTTTTTGTGAAAAAAATGGTGAAACTTGAAGAATGTTGTCGGAATATGACGCATGAAAAATTTTGAAATTATCTATATATAATGATATAATTTATGTATAACTTGGTTATTTTTTTTGATGTCATTTGTGAAACTTATAACAAAGTTAAATGATTTAAGGGGAGGTTGAATATGTTAGAAGATTCTAAGAAGTGTAGTTGTTGTGAAGAATCAGATGAACAAAAATATGCGAAGATTGAACAAATAATCGAAGAGTACAAAGACAAAGAAGGGTGTCTCATTCAAATTCTTCATTTTGCTCAAGGGATTTTTGGTTATCTACCGCTAGAACTTCAGGAATTTATCGCACAAAGGCTTAACATACCTTTATCTGAAGTTTCTGGGGTAGTATCATTTTACTCATTCTTTTCTACCCAACCACGTGGGGAAAATACCATACGTGTTTGTCTTGGGACAGCTTGCTACGTAAGAGGTGGTAAAAAAATCGCTGAAAAACTAGGAGAAATTCTAGATATTAATGTAGGTGACACCACAAAAGATGGTAAGTTTACGCTAGAAGTTATGCGCTGTATTGGGGCTTGTGGATTAGCACCAGCTATAACGATTAATGACAAGGTTTTTAAACAGGTTAATCCTGATAAATTGCATTCAATCCTTGAGAAGTATTACTAAGTATGAAACGAAAACTAGAAGGATGTGAAAATGATGAGTAAGAACTTAATTAAAAGTATGGAAGATTTAGAAAATATTAAAAAGAAATTTCAGGAACAATGTGATAAGTACAAATTCAAAGTATTAGTTTGTGGTGGGGCTGGATGTATCTCTTCAAATTGTTATGATGTGAAAGATGCACTCATTAAAGCGGTTGATGAAAATAATTTAACAAATGATGTATTTATTACTGAAACAGGATGTATGGGTACATGTGATATAGGACCGGTAATGCTTGTACAACCAGGAGATATTTTTTATACAAAAGTAGAAGTTTCAGATGTACCAGAAATTGTTGCTTCCCATTTTATTAATGGAGAGATTAAATTAGATAAAACTTATTATGATTCTGTAGAGGAAAGATATATTCCACATTTATACGATATTAATTACTTTAAACAACAAGTGAAAATAGCAC from Mycoplasmatota bacterium carries:
- the rpmD gene encoding 50S ribosomal protein L30, which gives rise to MANNIKITLVKSLIGARPDVRKNAESLGLTKVNSSVVKQDTPTIRGMINKVSSLVKVEEK
- the rplO gene encoding 50S ribosomal protein L15, coding for MKLHQLGYNENGEKVIFRKSKKRLGRGTGSGLGKTAGKGHKGQNARSGGGVRPGFEGGQTTLFRRLPKRGFTNFTTKKFVLINLDLLSRFDEESVITPEFLNQNKIITNAELTKVQKGKLGIKVLGSGELTKKLTVKATKFTASAEEKITAIGGKVEVI
- the secY gene encoding preprotein translocase subunit SecY, encoding MFKALVQAFKNKDLRKRIFFTLFAFLIFKLMTFIPIPLSDPSVLKNLEETSLLGFANALSGGALKRFSIVALGVSPYITASIVIQLLQMDIVPVLSEWSKEGETGKHKIKLVTRYSALVLAFIQALAMSIGFDKLYHGTLLEPFNVTPLMYTYIALVMTAGTAAVLWLADQITAKGIGNGTSMIIMAGIVASFPYMISDLFKKYIVGFNATANQYNKTIKEWVMVTDPKQALIFLLVILVMIIIVIAIIFMQNATRKIPIQYANRANSATLKGKKDSHLPIKLNPSGVIPVIFASSLLSLPLTIASFTTNMNLKNTLQNLFNYNQPIGFTLYVLLIFLFSFFYAFVQVSPEKVAENLRKQGSYIPGVRPGKETENFVSGVLFRTTVIGSTYLMIVAILPILFSIFTDLPGSVRIGGTSLLIVVGVAQELFKQIETKSKAQKYSGFIK
- a CDS encoding adenylate kinase — its product is MKMLIMGPPGAGKGTQAEKIIAEYQIPHISTGDMFRQAIKEGTALGKKAKDYLDQGLLVPDDVTNGIVRERLTKDDCKSGFLLDGYPRTVAQAVNLDEMLFDLNMRVDAVLNIIVNHSLLLDRLTGRRICKDCGATYHLSFNSPKVPDVCDKCGGTLFQRKDDNKETVENRLAVYNNQTKPLLDYYSAKGNLFNINGEQDINEVFSDIKTTLGGLK
- the map gene encoding type I methionyl aminopeptidase, with the protein product MIICKTQREIEIMRQAGRIVALTHAELKKHIKPGITTKELDIIAEEVIRSNHAIPSFKGYNGFPGSICASVNEELVHGIPGSKKLKDGDIISIDIGAEYNGYHGDSAWSFPVGKVSESARKLLTVTENSLYEGLKKAKPGNRLFDISHAIQKHVENNGFSIVEEYVGHGIGQELHEDPPIPNFGHPNRGPLLKKGMALAIEPMVNQGKRFVRVLPDNWTVVTADKKLCAHFEHTIVITDNGYEILTQV
- the infA gene encoding translation initiation factor IF-1; this encodes MAKQDVIEVEAVVVETLPNAMFRVELENGHKILAHVSGKIRMNYIRILPGDKVTVELSPYDLTRGRITYRHK
- the rpmJ gene encoding 50S ribosomal protein L36 codes for the protein MKVRPSVKPICDKCKVIRRKGKVMVICENPKHKQKQG
- the rpsM gene encoding 30S ribosomal protein S13 yields the protein MARIAGIDIPREKRIVISLTYIFGIGRSRAEQILKEANVSEDTRVRDLTEDELNRIRRSVENYKVEGDLRREVSLNIKRLMEIGSYRGLRHRRSLPVRGQRSKTNARTRKGPSRTVANKKKATK
- the rpsK gene encoding 30S ribosomal protein S11, which gives rise to MAKQVRKRRVKKDIPVGVAHIHSTYNNTIVTLTDERGNAIAWSSAGALGFKGSRKSTPFAAQMTSEAAAKAAMEQGMQRVEVSVKGPGPGREAAIRALQTAGLDITSIKDVTPVPHNGCRPPKRPRG
- a CDS encoding DNA-directed RNA polymerase subunit alpha is translated as MLRFEKPNVGIEEYARDKYYGKFVIEPLERGYGITLGNALRRILLSSLPGSAVTTIKIEGVQHEFSAITGVVEDATTIILNLKKLILHIDSDDDYIEKVLEIHANGEGVVTAADIEHDEQVTIINPKLHIATLSKGGKLDMTLIARRGSGYVSSNENKKFNQEIGQIAIDSIYTPIERVQYEVEKTRVGQDADYDKLIIEVYTNGSIEPQEAIALSSKILIEHLNVFVELNDRAKMAEFMIESEEDSKNKILEMSIEDLDLSVRSYNCLKRAGINTVQELANQTEEDMMKVRNLGRKSLKEVKDKLNELGLSLRRN
- the rplQ gene encoding 50S ribosomal protein L17; the protein is MARGYRKLGRRSDHRKHMLRNLVTDLIINERITTTETRAKEVRSIAEKMITLGKRGDLHARRQVAAYVRRKEANETQDAIQKLFSDIAPRFKERNGGYTRILKVGTRQGDAAPMTIIEFVE
- a CDS encoding NusG domain II-containing protein gives rise to the protein MKKGDLYIGLVAIIIMMIIGIGYKLYLSNIGNERYVNVYIDRKLVHSVKLTNSVDKKITINNDYGYNLIYIHDNGVEVIDADCPNKDDVRQGFVRMPGVPIICLPHHLKVVIEGENSVSDFDAIT